A window from Deinococcus grandis encodes these proteins:
- a CDS encoding helix-turn-helix transcriptional regulator — translation MTEEIRAEIKRLMRQKGLTQRDLAAKLGISEKSLSRTLRDRGQPPGLWPAIFDEFDVELTLKRKERRESSSE, via the coding sequence ATGACGGAGGAGATCCGCGCGGAAATCAAGCGCCTGATGCGCCAGAAAGGCCTGACGCAGCGCGATCTGGCCGCGAAGCTGGGAATCAGCGAGAAGAGCCTGAGCCGCACGCTGCGGGACCGGGGGCAGCCGCCCGGGCTGTGGCCCGCCATCTTCGACGAGTTCGACGTCGAACTGACCCTGAAGCGCAAAGAGCGCCGCGAGTCGTCCAGCGAGTAA
- a CDS encoding glycoside hydrolase family 19 protein: MIDITPDLVRAINPRHPRPDVAAPKIQRAFEQFGITTRNTVAMALGQIGHESGLIPREENLNYRATRLMQVWPNRFPTLQAALPYQFNPQALGDRVYGGRMGNSPTEGFLYRGRGPIQLTGKSNYVTYGRLIGYDLVAQPDLLLQYGVGFLAAGAFWQAHGLNRPAERGDVRAVTRAINGGTIGLDDRERLYQRALVNVPRYGLLSTDAPLNVEADAAADLDARHEQLTRILGLL; this comes from the coding sequence ATGATTGACATCACCCCTGACCTGGTGCGGGCCATCAACCCGCGTCACCCCCGCCCGGACGTGGCCGCCCCGAAGATCCAGCGGGCGTTCGAGCAGTTCGGCATCACGACGCGTAACACGGTGGCCATGGCCCTCGGGCAGATCGGGCACGAGTCGGGCCTGATTCCGAGGGAGGAGAATCTGAACTACCGAGCGACGCGGCTGATGCAGGTGTGGCCCAACCGCTTCCCGACGCTGCAGGCGGCGCTGCCGTACCAGTTCAACCCGCAGGCCCTCGGCGACCGGGTGTACGGCGGGCGCATGGGCAACAGCCCCACGGAGGGCTTCCTGTACCGGGGGAGAGGTCCGATCCAGCTGACCGGGAAGAGCAACTACGTCACGTACGGCCGCCTGATCGGCTACGACCTGGTCGCGCAGCCGGACCTGCTCCTGCAGTACGGCGTGGGCTTCCTGGCCGCCGGGGCGTTCTGGCAGGCGCACGGCCTGAACCGCCCCGCTGAGCGCGGCGACGTGCGCGCCGTCACCCGCGCCATCAACGGCGGCACGATCGGCCTGGACGACCGCGAGCGGCTGTACCAGCGGGCCCTGGTGAACGTACCCCGGTACGGGCTGCTCAGCACGGACGCGCCCCTGAACGTGGAAGCGGACGCCGCGGCGGACCTGGATGCCCGGCACGAGCAGCTCACGCGGATCCTGGGCCTGCTGTGA
- a CDS encoding DUF6527 family protein has protein sequence MTVRMTPGAPFLDGAAPGTIQADASWHHYVCPCGCAQVYSAAHAVAGGSVETGDLTLTPSLWHNGEGQCGWHGWLQNGEFRSV, from the coding sequence GTGACCGTCCGCATGACGCCCGGCGCGCCGTTCCTGGACGGGGCCGCGCCGGGCACCATCCAGGCCGATGCGAGCTGGCACCACTACGTGTGCCCTTGCGGCTGCGCTCAGGTGTACAGCGCCGCGCACGCCGTCGCGGGCGGCAGCGTGGAGACCGGTGACCTGACGCTCACGCCATCGCTCTGGCACAACGGCGAGGGGCAGTGCGGCTGGCATGGCTGGCTCCAGAACGGCGAGTTCCGCAGCGTCTGA
- a CDS encoding class I SAM-dependent DNA methyltransferase, whose product MDHAAFARFWRNEIPRAAERDSYQNHWRGLCEIVRHPFPGVDPNYKFERKVQKVGTKDTGFADVYKAKHFIAEYKRPGRDLGAARQQAALYAWELGNPPLLITSDFARIEVNTAFTGTSPKTYLIGLDDIEHNQVIKGGDLTALEILNSAFHAPENLDPRHFRERLTTTATRQVGQVALRMGQREGKARAAHMMMRLVFALFAEDVTLLERGLVTRVLERSRAHPENSQAYFQELFRAMKGGGEFWGHDIQHFNGGLFDEADALAITSDEAAALVEAAQLDWSEVEPSIFGTLFENGLDEDTRSRRGAHYTSVTDIERVVDRVVMEPLWAEWDALRHGLQKMKRQQRIEQLFAFQDRVRGVRVLDPACGSGNFLFVALKKLLDLEYQIRSAVTMNGVGEFEMPPLVHPKQMLGLEIEPFAHELASITLWMGYIQWKRAHGGHWETPILQHLNNIQNRDALLNPDGTEAQWPDAEFIVGNPPFLGDKMMRAQLGGEYTNTLRGVYADRLPAQSDLVCYWPEKARAMVESGVTRRAGFVATNSIRGGKNRVVLDRIKATGDIFMAWPDEPWEQNGAAVRVSLFAFDKGMETQKTVNDQFVSDITADLTSRIDVKSAVKLSENGGRSFIGTQKGGAFDIPAELAQQWINAPNPDGVENADVLKPWVNGMDLTRRPSNRWIIDFALMSEMEASRYLMPMAYVVQHIQPVKSQNRRENRARHWWRFDEPASNLRAGLAGLTRFIGIPRVAKHLLPVWLPEGTLPDSQVVSIARDDDFTFGVLASTTHRCWARAQGTYMGVGNDLRYTPSTCFETFPFPDPAPEQRADIEKWARFVVTMREHLLAQDTKATLTGLYNDVVRLRAEPDATHPVTALVKAHADLDKAVAAAYGWDWPLSEDDVLARLLALNLERAATA is encoded by the coding sequence ATGGACCACGCAGCATTCGCCCGATTCTGGAGAAACGAGATCCCAAGAGCTGCTGAACGCGACAGCTATCAGAATCACTGGCGTGGTCTGTGTGAGATCGTGCGGCACCCTTTTCCCGGGGTGGACCCGAACTACAAATTCGAGCGGAAAGTGCAGAAGGTCGGTACGAAGGACACGGGATTCGCCGACGTGTACAAAGCCAAGCATTTCATTGCGGAGTACAAGCGCCCCGGCCGGGACCTGGGGGCCGCTCGCCAGCAGGCGGCGCTATACGCATGGGAGCTCGGCAACCCACCCCTGCTGATCACCTCTGACTTCGCGCGGATTGAGGTGAACACGGCGTTCACTGGGACCAGCCCGAAAACTTACCTGATTGGCCTGGACGACATCGAGCACAACCAGGTGATCAAGGGCGGCGACCTCACGGCGCTGGAGATCCTGAACTCCGCTTTTCACGCGCCGGAAAACTTGGATCCGCGGCACTTCCGCGAACGGCTCACGACGACCGCCACGCGGCAGGTCGGGCAGGTCGCACTCCGCATGGGCCAGCGTGAGGGCAAGGCGCGGGCGGCGCACATGATGATGCGCCTCGTGTTCGCCCTCTTCGCGGAGGACGTCACCTTGCTCGAGCGCGGTCTCGTGACCCGGGTGCTCGAACGCAGCCGGGCCCACCCGGAGAACAGTCAGGCGTACTTCCAGGAACTGTTCCGCGCGATGAAGGGCGGTGGTGAGTTCTGGGGGCACGACATCCAGCACTTCAACGGCGGCCTGTTCGACGAGGCAGACGCTCTGGCCATCACGTCCGACGAGGCGGCCGCGCTGGTGGAGGCCGCGCAGCTGGACTGGTCAGAAGTGGAACCTAGCATCTTCGGCACGCTGTTCGAGAACGGCCTCGATGAGGACACCCGCAGCCGCCGCGGCGCGCATTACACCAGCGTGACGGACATTGAGCGCGTCGTCGACCGCGTCGTGATGGAACCCCTCTGGGCGGAATGGGACGCGCTGAGGCACGGGTTGCAGAAGATGAAGCGTCAGCAGCGAATCGAACAGCTGTTCGCGTTCCAGGACCGCGTGCGGGGCGTGCGGGTGCTGGATCCGGCCTGCGGGAGCGGCAACTTCCTGTTCGTGGCCCTGAAGAAGCTGCTCGACCTGGAGTACCAGATCCGTTCAGCCGTCACCATGAACGGCGTCGGCGAATTCGAGATGCCTCCACTCGTGCACCCCAAGCAGATGCTGGGCCTGGAAATCGAGCCGTTCGCGCACGAGCTGGCCAGCATCACGCTGTGGATGGGGTACATCCAGTGGAAACGCGCGCACGGTGGGCACTGGGAAACGCCGATCCTGCAGCACCTGAACAACATCCAGAACCGGGACGCGCTGCTCAACCCGGACGGCACCGAGGCGCAGTGGCCGGACGCGGAGTTCATCGTCGGGAACCCGCCCTTCCTGGGTGACAAGATGATGCGCGCCCAGCTGGGCGGTGAGTACACCAACACCCTGCGGGGCGTCTACGCTGACCGGCTGCCTGCGCAGAGTGACCTCGTGTGCTACTGGCCGGAGAAGGCGCGGGCCATGGTGGAATCGGGCGTTACGCGCCGGGCGGGTTTCGTGGCAACGAACAGCATCCGTGGCGGCAAGAATCGGGTGGTCCTTGATCGCATCAAGGCAACCGGTGACATCTTCATGGCGTGGCCTGATGAACCCTGGGAGCAGAACGGCGCGGCCGTCCGCGTCAGCCTCTTCGCGTTCGACAAGGGCATGGAAACCCAGAAGACGGTGAATGACCAGTTTGTCAGTGACATCACCGCCGACCTGACCTCGCGTATCGACGTGAAATCCGCAGTGAAGCTCTCGGAGAACGGAGGGCGGAGCTTCATCGGTACACAGAAGGGCGGTGCCTTCGATATTCCTGCTGAATTGGCGCAGCAGTGGATCAACGCCCCGAACCCGGATGGTGTGGAAAACGCGGATGTGCTGAAGCCCTGGGTGAACGGCATGGACCTGACGCGCCGGCCCAGCAACCGGTGGATCATCGACTTCGCCCTGATGAGCGAGATGGAGGCGTCACGGTATCTAATGCCTATGGCGTACGTCGTTCAGCACATCCAGCCGGTTAAGAGTCAGAATCGTCGGGAGAATAGGGCACGCCACTGGTGGCGGTTTGATGAGCCAGCTTCGAACTTGCGTGCCGGGCTCGCTGGCTTGACGCGCTTCATTGGCATTCCAAGGGTGGCCAAGCACCTTCTGCCGGTCTGGCTGCCCGAGGGCACACTGCCGGACTCACAGGTGGTGTCAATCGCGCGGGATGATGACTTCACATTCGGCGTCTTGGCCTCCACAACACATCGCTGCTGGGCCCGGGCACAGGGCACGTACATGGGTGTTGGTAATGATCTGCGGTATACCCCCTCTACCTGCTTCGAGACCTTCCCATTCCCGGATCCAGCCCCTGAGCAGCGTGCAGACATCGAAAAGTGGGCGCGGTTCGTGGTGACGATGCGGGAGCACCTGCTGGCGCAGGACACGAAGGCGACGCTGACAGGCCTGTACAACGACGTGGTCCGCCTGCGCGCCGAGCCGGACGCCACGCATCCCGTCACGGCGCTCGTGAAGGCCCACGCGGACCTAGACAAGGCGGTGGCCGCCGCGTACGGCTGGGACTGGCCGCTGAGCGAGGACGATGTGCTCGCGCGACTACTGGCGCTGAACCTAGAGCGGGCCGCGACAGCCTGA
- a CDS encoding tyrosine-type recombinase/integrase — protein MKKTKKNKKPSLPEISATGTHQWLPVDVQWDTLTRPERKATVREALRTRDVDTLWSVTEYNLRLYGRGGSHTSEHTLRAYRTGVWRFLQYAFPLGWQRMTEHDTDLTVGYLRALERTGLTPGTINARRSAARALYRALRWAGVLQADPFADTPRVADPTDPWARREAYTREDIAALMAVADPDEQLMLLLGAHGALRMSEMIGLTWDRVDLDKKRMTVTGKGRKTARVHLSGPLHAALSAVPENARTGHVLPWRNPKSVRMLLRALCTLAGVTYERRQVHGLRHAAATMLLEQTGDIYVVSRHLRHSTIGTTEIYAKMRPERLTEALDTWVE, from the coding sequence ATGAAGAAGACCAAGAAGAACAAGAAACCCTCACTGCCGGAGATCAGCGCGACCGGCACGCATCAGTGGCTCCCGGTCGACGTGCAGTGGGACACCCTGACCAGACCCGAGCGTAAAGCCACCGTCCGCGAGGCGCTGCGCACCCGGGACGTGGATACCCTGTGGTCCGTCACCGAGTACAACCTGCGTCTGTACGGCCGGGGCGGCAGCCACACGAGCGAGCACACCCTACGCGCCTACCGCACGGGCGTCTGGCGCTTCCTGCAGTACGCCTTCCCACTGGGCTGGCAGCGCATGACAGAGCACGACACGGACCTCACCGTCGGGTACCTCCGCGCCCTGGAACGGACTGGCCTGACCCCCGGCACGATCAATGCCCGCCGGTCCGCCGCCCGCGCGCTGTACCGCGCCCTGCGCTGGGCGGGCGTGCTCCAGGCGGACCCGTTCGCGGACACCCCGCGCGTCGCGGACCCCACGGACCCCTGGGCGCGTCGCGAGGCGTACACCCGCGAGGACATCGCGGCCCTGATGGCCGTCGCGGATCCGGACGAGCAGCTGATGCTGCTGCTCGGGGCTCACGGCGCACTGCGCATGAGCGAGATGATCGGCCTGACCTGGGACCGCGTGGATCTCGACAAGAAGCGGATGACCGTGACCGGCAAGGGCCGGAAGACCGCGCGGGTGCACCTGTCCGGCCCGCTGCACGCCGCCCTCAGTGCTGTGCCCGAGAACGCCCGGACCGGGCACGTGCTCCCGTGGCGCAACCCGAAATCAGTCCGGATGCTGCTGCGCGCCCTATGCACCCTTGCTGGCGTGACGTACGAGCGGCGCCAGGTGCACGGCTTGCGCCACGCGGCGGCCACCATGCTCCTCGAACAAACGGGTGACATCTACGTGGTGAGTCGCCATCTGCGCCACAGCACCATCGGCACCACCGAGATCTACGCCAAGATGCGGCCCGAGAGACTCACGGAAGCGCTGGACACGTGGGTAGAGTGA
- a CDS encoding ParB/RepB/Spo0J family partition protein, translated as MTRRRPTPRPGIEDLLNGASSLADMPSITLPVADLRPAAFQPRRHFDPQALADLADSIRKQGVLQPLLVRPAPDGHEIIAGERRWRAAQQAGLTEVPVYVRDLTDEQATRAALLENLHREDLNQYEEAAATLRLVALTLGVDEDTARARMYAAARGTNTEDRDVLEQLFAAASLGSWQSFTTNKLRVLRYPEAIVQAMQAGLHYSIAAVIAAAPDAHQAELLALALGGAGYREVKARRAALEARPTPLKVDPTRVTEVGKRIGSVKWLGTLDDKAQKDLQGWLNRMPDSVRKAMNLPD; from the coding sequence ATGACCCGCCGGCGCCCCACGCCACGCCCCGGCATCGAGGACCTGCTGAACGGCGCGTCCTCCCTGGCAGACATGCCAAGCATCACCCTGCCCGTCGCGGATCTGCGCCCGGCTGCCTTCCAGCCCCGGCGGCACTTCGACCCGCAGGCGCTGGCGGACCTGGCGGACAGCATCCGGAAGCAGGGCGTGCTCCAGCCGCTGCTCGTGCGCCCCGCGCCGGACGGGCACGAGATCATCGCCGGGGAACGCCGCTGGCGCGCCGCGCAGCAGGCCGGACTCACCGAAGTGCCCGTGTACGTGCGCGACCTCACCGACGAGCAGGCCACCCGCGCCGCGCTGCTGGAGAACCTGCACCGCGAGGACCTCAACCAGTACGAGGAAGCGGCCGCCACCCTGCGCCTCGTCGCGCTGACGCTCGGCGTGGACGAGGACACCGCCCGGGCCCGCATGTACGCCGCCGCGCGCGGCACGAACACCGAGGACCGCGACGTACTCGAGCAGCTGTTCGCCGCCGCGAGCCTGGGCAGCTGGCAGTCGTTCACCACGAACAAGCTCCGCGTGCTGCGGTACCCGGAGGCGATCGTGCAGGCCATGCAGGCGGGGCTGCACTACAGCATCGCGGCCGTGATCGCCGCCGCGCCTGACGCGCACCAGGCGGAGCTGCTGGCCCTGGCGCTGGGCGGCGCCGGGTACCGGGAGGTCAAGGCCCGCCGCGCCGCCCTGGAAGCCCGCCCGACGCCGCTGAAGGTGGACCCCACCCGCGTGACCGAGGTCGGCAAACGCATCGGCAGCGTGAAGTGGCTGGGCACACTCGACGACAAGGCTCAGAAGGACCTGCAGGGCTGGCTGAACCGCATGCCGGACAGCGTCCGCAAGGCCATGAACCTGCCGGACTGA
- a CDS encoding ParA family protein translates to MITATVFNHAGGAGKTSITRDVGYELSRAGLRVLLIDLDPQANLTSWLGVRGVTLAATVYEVATEGEALPEPIEVHGMHLIPSQVDLALAETGMLGAPGSQLFLRQALEHVRDRYDVVLVDSPPSVGQLAILGAAAADRLIVPIPTRQKGLDALPGLQKATRLYRRLQPELRVALYVPTMYNDRRSHDREVLAMLRDGLTPLGEPVPERAAVWLDSTTDGSPVGVYAPGSPVHQDVLRLTSDVARALNLDVAVTA, encoded by the coding sequence GTGATCACAGCAACGGTGTTCAACCATGCCGGGGGAGCGGGGAAGACCAGCATCACCCGTGACGTCGGGTACGAGCTGTCCCGCGCGGGCCTGCGCGTCCTCCTGATCGACCTTGACCCGCAGGCGAACCTGACGTCCTGGCTGGGCGTCCGGGGCGTCACGCTGGCCGCCACGGTGTACGAGGTGGCGACCGAGGGTGAGGCGCTGCCCGAGCCGATCGAGGTGCACGGCATGCACCTGATCCCCAGTCAGGTGGACCTGGCGCTCGCGGAGACGGGCATGCTGGGCGCGCCCGGCTCGCAGTTGTTCCTGCGGCAGGCGCTGGAGCACGTGCGGGACCGGTATGACGTGGTGCTCGTCGACAGCCCGCCCAGCGTCGGGCAGCTGGCCATCCTGGGCGCCGCGGCCGCCGACCGGTTGATCGTGCCCATCCCCACCCGGCAGAAGGGCCTTGACGCGCTGCCCGGCCTGCAGAAGGCCACGCGGCTCTACCGGCGACTCCAGCCGGAGCTGCGCGTGGCGCTGTACGTCCCGACGATGTACAACGACCGGCGTAGTCATGACCGTGAGGTGCTGGCCATGCTCCGTGACGGCCTGACGCCCCTGGGGGAGCCGGTGCCGGAGCGCGCGGCCGTGTGGCTGGACTCCACGACGGACGGCAGCCCCGTGGGCGTGTACGCCCCGGGCAGCCCCGTGCATCAGGACGTGCTGCGCCTCACGTCGGACGTCGCGCGCGCCCTGAACCTCGACGTGGCGGTGACGGCATGA
- a CDS encoding helix-turn-helix domain-containing protein: MTVTFDLHRLMQAHDISAYRLERELEGQLNRNTIYAMTRQSGVKRIDLESLSKIVNVLSALLGRPVQAAKLFTVTPEAHTLRRTAAGTHYTGDRETDEVLDDHPDILERLARRNATSRATATHE; the protein is encoded by the coding sequence ATGACCGTCACTTTCGATCTGCACCGGCTGATGCAGGCCCACGACATCAGCGCGTACCGCCTGGAACGCGAACTGGAAGGGCAACTCAACCGCAACACCATCTACGCCATGACCCGCCAAAGCGGCGTCAAACGCATCGACCTCGAATCCCTCTCCAAGATCGTCAACGTGCTGAGCGCCCTGCTCGGACGTCCCGTTCAGGCAGCTAAACTGTTCACCGTGACCCCGGAGGCGCACACCCTGCGCCGCACCGCCGCTGGCACCCACTACACCGGCGACCGGGAAACCGACGAGGTCCTCGACGACCACCCCGACATCCTGGAACGCCTCGCCAGACGGAATGCCACCAGCCGCGCCACCGCTACGCACGAGTGA
- a CDS encoding nucleoside triphosphate pyrophosphohydrolase family protein, with the protein MIDPLLNDLATEARTINAANGWGLDFNPDANRDELPGYLALIHSEVTEAWTAKTPREAVRELGDVIVRALDLGQLIQPGYWAGCDAEYCWIGDRDLRAEGWTETLMHLHTLTSQALEHYRKSEEWRPAVLNRLHVLVSHAWDAMRRYSPKRAPVEVVHEILAANRQRAYRHGGRRT; encoded by the coding sequence ATGATTGACCCGCTACTGAACGACCTCGCCACCGAGGCCCGCACCATCAACGCCGCCAACGGCTGGGGCCTCGATTTCAACCCGGACGCCAACCGCGACGAGCTGCCCGGCTACCTCGCCCTCATCCACAGTGAGGTGACCGAAGCGTGGACCGCCAAGACGCCCCGGGAGGCCGTGCGCGAACTGGGCGACGTGATCGTGCGTGCCCTCGACCTCGGGCAGCTCATCCAGCCGGGCTACTGGGCCGGGTGCGACGCCGAGTACTGCTGGATCGGGGACCGTGACCTGCGCGCTGAGGGCTGGACGGAAACACTGATGCACCTGCACACCCTGACCAGTCAGGCCCTGGAGCACTACCGGAAGAGCGAGGAGTGGCGCCCGGCCGTCCTGAACCGGCTGCATGTCCTCGTCTCCCACGCCTGGGACGCCATGCGCCGCTACTCCCCGAAGCGGGCGCCCGTGGAGGTCGTCCACGAGATCCTGGCGGCCAACCGTCAGCGGGCGTACCGGCACGGAGGGAGGCGCACGTGA
- a CDS encoding ribbon-helix-helix domain-containing protein: MTLTPEQERNLARRCDQCWKPRRACQCVTFEGVHGHAYAGGGPAETQATWGDHSPDHRTWWGRALRTATEEAARLADVLPGSPAAQAWLLHAVALRGDLHALGYDYPFAPLPQRVSVPVELNQDLIDQLNAMAAEQGVTVSHLIRTALGLKDTP, encoded by the coding sequence ATGACCCTGACGCCTGAGCAGGAGCGGAACCTCGCGCGGCGCTGTGACCAGTGCTGGAAGCCGCGTCGCGCGTGCCAGTGCGTCACGTTCGAAGGTGTGCACGGGCACGCCTACGCGGGAGGTGGCCCCGCTGAGACGCAGGCCACCTGGGGGGACCACAGTCCGGACCACCGCACGTGGTGGGGCCGGGCCCTCAGGACCGCCACCGAGGAGGCGGCGCGCCTCGCGGACGTCCTGCCAGGCAGTCCCGCCGCGCAGGCCTGGCTGCTGCACGCCGTCGCCCTCCGCGGGGACCTGCACGCCCTGGGGTACGACTACCCCTTCGCACCCCTGCCGCAGCGCGTGTCGGTCCCGGTGGAGCTGAACCAGGACCTGATCGACCAGCTGAACGCCATGGCTGCCGAGCAGGGCGTGACCGTCTCCCACCTCATTCGCACGGCCCTCGGGCTGAAGGACACCCCATGA
- a CDS encoding nucleoside triphosphate pyrophosphohydrolase family protein: protein MMTRTITDLASDTRSINHTNGWGTDFTPEQIPTFLALIHSEITEAHQERSRAKRARELGDVIVRALDLCELIRPGLIGNFLTTLEHRRPPLPTRLRVRWSRNAHETQLHALTSAVLERYRKAPKDQPPEQTATQLVMDLAALIVMTNRVLLCEQPRGTTPTDLISGILDANRNRGYRHGGRRC, encoded by the coding sequence ATGATGACCCGCACCATCACTGATCTCGCCAGCGACACCCGCAGCATCAACCACACGAACGGCTGGGGCACCGACTTCACCCCCGAGCAGATCCCCACCTTCCTCGCGCTGATCCACAGTGAGATCACCGAGGCGCACCAGGAACGCAGCCGCGCCAAGCGCGCGCGGGAGCTGGGCGACGTGATCGTCCGCGCGCTGGACCTGTGCGAACTGATCCGCCCGGGCCTGATCGGGAACTTCCTGACGACGCTCGAGCACCGCCGCCCGCCCCTCCCGACCCGCCTGCGCGTCCGCTGGAGTCGCAACGCGCACGAAACGCAGCTGCACGCTCTGACCAGCGCCGTCCTGGAGCGGTACCGCAAGGCTCCCAAGGACCAGCCCCCCGAGCAGACCGCCACGCAGCTCGTCATGGACCTCGCCGCGCTGATCGTCATGACGAACAGGGTCCTGCTGTGCGAGCAGCCGCGCGGCACCACGCCCACCGACCTGATCTCCGGGATCCTCGACGCGAACCGTAACCGCGGCTACCGCCACGGAGGCCGCCGGTGCTGA
- a CDS encoding ASCH domain-containing protein: MTTPPAPLLALSIREPWGTAILDHGKPVENRDWLRSPGLLAQARRQIGKVVLLHASRTFDDAAVPFIRQLTGHRILKGDCTVGAVIGAFTLTAVDQNGTGPWVDPNQLHLHVGTPVRLLDPVPCRGSLGFFAPDETVQARVRQQLKAQGVPL; the protein is encoded by the coding sequence ATGACCACCCCACCCGCGCCCCTTCTGGCCCTCAGCATCCGTGAACCCTGGGGCACCGCCATCCTCGACCACGGCAAGCCCGTCGAGAACCGCGACTGGCTCCGCAGCCCCGGCCTGCTCGCCCAGGCCCGCCGGCAGATCGGCAAGGTCGTTCTCCTGCACGCCAGCCGGACGTTCGACGACGCGGCCGTGCCGTTCATCCGGCAGCTGACCGGGCACCGGATCCTGAAGGGCGACTGCACCGTCGGCGCGGTCATCGGCGCCTTCACGCTCACGGCCGTGGACCAGAACGGCACCGGCCCCTGGGTGGACCCGAACCAGTTGCACCTGCACGTCGGCACCCCCGTGCGCCTCCTGGACCCCGTTCCCTGCCGGGGCTCCCTGGGCTTCTTCGCTCCGGACGAAACCGTGCAGGCCCGCGTCCGCCAGCAACTCAAGGCGCAGGGCGTGCCGCTGTGA
- a CDS encoding ASCH domain-containing protein, producing the protein MSTARPIVFTGPRVQQILDGTKTQTRRILTALPGMGTITEFGPSRTPGFDWTFRDRRMSWHDVTHAELLDLCPMGRAGDHLWVKEAFLPDPSADSDAWDSLPAGYLGWSDRRRASEVPASLRTTESVLYAASWTGHALRWTSPRFMPRWASRITLEILTVRVQRLQDLSDADALAEGITVERAQASLGEPVAAFSQQWEELHGPGSWDANPYLFAVEFRRVTA; encoded by the coding sequence ATGAGCACGGCCCGCCCCATCGTGTTCACCGGCCCGCGCGTTCAGCAGATCCTGGACGGCACGAAGACCCAGACCCGCCGGATCCTCACGGCCCTCCCCGGCATGGGCACCATCACAGAGTTCGGCCCGAGCCGCACCCCCGGGTTCGACTGGACGTTCCGGGACCGCCGCATGAGCTGGCATGACGTCACGCACGCCGAGCTGCTCGACCTGTGCCCCATGGGGCGCGCCGGTGATCACCTCTGGGTGAAGGAGGCCTTCCTGCCCGACCCGAGCGCGGACAGTGACGCGTGGGACAGCCTGCCCGCCGGGTACCTGGGCTGGAGTGACCGGCGCCGGGCGTCCGAAGTGCCCGCCAGCCTGCGCACGACCGAGAGCGTTCTGTACGCCGCCAGTTGGACCGGGCACGCCCTGCGCTGGACGTCTCCCCGCTTCATGCCCCGCTGGGCGTCCCGCATCACCCTGGAAATCCTGACGGTCCGCGTGCAGCGCCTGCAGGACCTCAGCGACGCCGACGCCCTGGCCGAGGGCATCACCGTGGAGCGCGCCCAGGCCAGCCTGGGTGAGCCGGTCGCCGCGTTCAGCCAGCAGTGGGAGGAGTTACACGGCCCGGGCAGCTGGGACGCCAACCCCTACCTGTTCGCCGTGGAGTTCCGCCGGGTGACCGCGTGA
- a CDS encoding HAD family hydrolase, which yields MSNIIFDAGTPLPDTLTHPDLTPELQTRMQGLVDDLRAAGFSVALLAVPASGNALTVVNGDARHLLPVLSGAFDAVRKTCCPCPTCAAERARTRGHA from the coding sequence GTGAGCAACATCATCTTCGACGCAGGCACGCCCCTCCCCGACACGCTCACCCATCCCGACCTCACGCCGGAACTCCAGACGCGCATGCAGGGCCTCGTGGACGACCTGCGCGCCGCCGGGTTCTCCGTGGCCCTCCTGGCCGTCCCAGCAAGCGGGAATGCACTGACCGTCGTGAACGGCGACGCCCGCCACCTCCTGCCGGTCCTCTCGGGCGCGTTCGACGCCGTTCGCAAGACGTGCTGCCCCTGCCCCACCTGCGCCGCCGAGCGCGCCCGCACCCGGGGGCACGCATGA